Proteins encoded in a region of the Kryptolebias marmoratus isolate JLee-2015 linkage group LG14, ASM164957v2, whole genome shotgun sequence genome:
- the sh3bp2 gene encoding SH3 domain-binding protein 2 isoform X1: protein MRTVSSVVGGEGVVTLSAAALKASGQEVNRSKPLTHRSSTADAAIHGTMSSPEMSWPVPMRAIGAQNLLTMPGGVSTAGYLHKKGGSQFSLMKWPLRYIIIHKGCVYYFKSSTSPSPQGAFSLNGYNRVMRAAEETTSSNVFPFKIVHFSKKHRTWLFSAASEAERRKWMRHLRREIDHYNDRKEAQFSSDSDSDADSFYGTIERPMDIKHPVETADDDYVDEDDDEDEEDYLKPDSDPSGRPMGPPPSYPPPPVPAAVPSRQDTGSNFHKGQPPFILPQHRVPTSPLPKKPPSLPPPVAPHRDSSKGPPPPLPSAPYHPKSPSPTPPPVPSNLKKSLQSRCPGTERREWTSHSSVSPATLPICQNLDRRGVLNGPDPTPINSGTQSLGPNCGRCKPILPPPQAAKPGGSFLPVNHAASTPPSVPVKPPACPGFKPGPHTKLTVPKPGLQPSPPPVKSKPGTALQRATPDGQSFRSLVDEKPVTNRRTSDQKRDGKDDDSDGDYETVQLPKSVFINSTETSFVEKLFRETEASPQDGLYGIRNSRTKTTRVLVVWDVSINKARNYRLFEEGDSVFLESDVTFPDLSALIEHYYLRPLPQHGSLRLQKPYTDASIS, encoded by the exons AACGATGTCGTCTCCAGAGATGTCCTGGCCGGTGCCGATGCGAGCCATCGGGGCTCAGAACCTCCTCACCATGCCCGGAGGAGTTTCCACTGCTGGATATCTGCACAAGAAGGGAGGCAGCCAGTTCAGTCTCATGAAAT GGCCCCTGAGGTACATCATCATCCACAAAGGATGTGTGTATTACTTTAAGAGCAGTACCTCTCCTTCACCCCAGGGGGCGTTCTCTCTCAATGGCTACAACAG GGTGATGAGAGCAGCGGAGGAAACGACGTCCAGCAACGTGTTTCCTTTCAAAATCGTCCATTTCAGTAAGAAGCACCGAACGtggcttttctctgcagccagTGAGGCCGAGCGGCGG AAATGGATGCGACATCTGCGGAGAGAAATCGATCACTATAACGACAGGAAAGAGGCCCAGTTTTCAAG TGACTCTGACTCAGATGCTGACAGTTTTTACGGAACGATAGAAAGACCCATGGACATCAAACATCCGGTTGAAACCGCCGACGACG ATTACGTTGACGAGGACGATGACGAGGACGAGGAAGACTACCTGAAGCCAGACAGCGACCCTTCAG GTCGACCCATGGGGCCGCCCCCCTCCTACCCTCCTCCTCCGGTCCCGGCAGCCGTCCCGTCCCGTCAGGACACAGGTTCAAACTTCCACAAAGGCCAGCCTCCGTTCATCCTGCCGCAACACAGAGTCCCAACGAGTCCACTCCCCAAGAAGCCCCCATCTTTGCCTCCACCTGTCGCCCCTCACAGAGACTCCAGCAAAGGCCCCCCGCCTCCACTGCCGTCTGCCCCCTACCATCCAAAGTCCCCATCGCCCACGCCACCTCCTGTCCCCTCCAATCTGAAGAAAAGTCTTCAGAGCAGGTGTCCCGGGACCGAGAGGAGAGAGTGGACGTCTCATTCCTCGGTGTCCCCCGCAACGCTGCCCATCTGTCAGAACTTAGACAGGCGGGGGGTTCTGAACGGCCCTGACCCCACCCCCATAAACTCTGGGACCCAGTCGCTGGGACCGAACTGTGGTCGGTGTAAACCGATCCTCCCGCCCCCCCAGGCCGCTAAACCCGGAGGGTCTTTTCTTCCCGTAAACCACGCCGCCTCTACGCCGCCGTCGGTGCCCGTCAAGCCCCCGGCCTGTCCAGGGTTCAAACCCGGACCGCACACCAAGCTGACGGTACCGAAACCCGGTCTGCAGCCGTCGCCGCCTCCAGTCAAGTCCAAACCAGGAACTGCTCTCCA AAGAGCGACTCCTGATGGGCAGAGCTTTCGTTCTCTGGTGGACGAGAAGCCCGTCACAAACAGGAGGACATCCGACCAGAAGAGAGACGGCAAAGACGACGACTCGGATGGCGACTACGAGACG gttcAGCTGCCAAAATCTGTGTTCATCAATTCAACTGAAACCAGCTTCGTAGAAAA gcTTTTCAGGGAAACCGAAGCATCTCCGCAGGACGGACTTTACGGCATCAGAAACTCTCGAACCAAAACCAcaagg GTTTTGGTGGTTTGGGACGTCAGCATAAACAAAGCTAGAAACTACCGCCTGTTTGAAGAG GGCGACAGCGTGTTCCTGGAAAGCGACGTGACGTTCCCCGATCTGTCGGCCCTCATCGAACACTACTACCTTCGGCCTCTTCCTCAGCACGGCTCGCTGCGGCTGCAGAAACCCTACACCGACGCTTCGATCAGCTGA
- the sh3bp2 gene encoding SH3 domain-binding protein 2 isoform X2 produces MRTVSSVVGGEGVVTLSAAALKASGQEVNRSKPLTHRSSTADAAIHGTMSSPEMSWPVPMRAIGAQNLLTMPGGVSTAGYLHKKGGSQFSLMKWPLRYIIIHKGCVYYFKSSTSPSPQGAFSLNGYNRVMRAAEETTSSNVFPFKIVHFSKKHRTWLFSAASEAERRKWMRHLRREIDHYNDRKEAQFSSDSDSDADSFYGTIERPMDIKHPVETADDDYVDEDDDEDEEDYLKPDSDPSGRPMGPPPSYPPPPVPAAVPSRQDTGSNFHKGQPPFILPQHRVPTSPLPKKPPSLPPPVAPHRDSSKGPPPPLPSAPYHPKSPSPTPPPVPSNLKKSLQSRCPGTERREWTSHSSVSPATLPICQNLDRRGVLNGPDPTPINSGTQSLGPNCGRCKPILPPPQAAKPGGSFLPVNHAASTPPSVPVKPPACPGFKPGPHTKLTVPKPGLQPSPPPVKSKPGTALQATPDGQSFRSLVDEKPVTNRRTSDQKRDGKDDDSDGDYETVQLPKSVFINSTETSFVEKLFRETEASPQDGLYGIRNSRTKTTRVLVVWDVSINKARNYRLFEEGDSVFLESDVTFPDLSALIEHYYLRPLPQHGSLRLQKPYTDASIS; encoded by the exons AACGATGTCGTCTCCAGAGATGTCCTGGCCGGTGCCGATGCGAGCCATCGGGGCTCAGAACCTCCTCACCATGCCCGGAGGAGTTTCCACTGCTGGATATCTGCACAAGAAGGGAGGCAGCCAGTTCAGTCTCATGAAAT GGCCCCTGAGGTACATCATCATCCACAAAGGATGTGTGTATTACTTTAAGAGCAGTACCTCTCCTTCACCCCAGGGGGCGTTCTCTCTCAATGGCTACAACAG GGTGATGAGAGCAGCGGAGGAAACGACGTCCAGCAACGTGTTTCCTTTCAAAATCGTCCATTTCAGTAAGAAGCACCGAACGtggcttttctctgcagccagTGAGGCCGAGCGGCGG AAATGGATGCGACATCTGCGGAGAGAAATCGATCACTATAACGACAGGAAAGAGGCCCAGTTTTCAAG TGACTCTGACTCAGATGCTGACAGTTTTTACGGAACGATAGAAAGACCCATGGACATCAAACATCCGGTTGAAACCGCCGACGACG ATTACGTTGACGAGGACGATGACGAGGACGAGGAAGACTACCTGAAGCCAGACAGCGACCCTTCAG GTCGACCCATGGGGCCGCCCCCCTCCTACCCTCCTCCTCCGGTCCCGGCAGCCGTCCCGTCCCGTCAGGACACAGGTTCAAACTTCCACAAAGGCCAGCCTCCGTTCATCCTGCCGCAACACAGAGTCCCAACGAGTCCACTCCCCAAGAAGCCCCCATCTTTGCCTCCACCTGTCGCCCCTCACAGAGACTCCAGCAAAGGCCCCCCGCCTCCACTGCCGTCTGCCCCCTACCATCCAAAGTCCCCATCGCCCACGCCACCTCCTGTCCCCTCCAATCTGAAGAAAAGTCTTCAGAGCAGGTGTCCCGGGACCGAGAGGAGAGAGTGGACGTCTCATTCCTCGGTGTCCCCCGCAACGCTGCCCATCTGTCAGAACTTAGACAGGCGGGGGGTTCTGAACGGCCCTGACCCCACCCCCATAAACTCTGGGACCCAGTCGCTGGGACCGAACTGTGGTCGGTGTAAACCGATCCTCCCGCCCCCCCAGGCCGCTAAACCCGGAGGGTCTTTTCTTCCCGTAAACCACGCCGCCTCTACGCCGCCGTCGGTGCCCGTCAAGCCCCCGGCCTGTCCAGGGTTCAAACCCGGACCGCACACCAAGCTGACGGTACCGAAACCCGGTCTGCAGCCGTCGCCGCCTCCAGTCAAGTCCAAACCAGGAACTGCTCTCCA AGCGACTCCTGATGGGCAGAGCTTTCGTTCTCTGGTGGACGAGAAGCCCGTCACAAACAGGAGGACATCCGACCAGAAGAGAGACGGCAAAGACGACGACTCGGATGGCGACTACGAGACG gttcAGCTGCCAAAATCTGTGTTCATCAATTCAACTGAAACCAGCTTCGTAGAAAA gcTTTTCAGGGAAACCGAAGCATCTCCGCAGGACGGACTTTACGGCATCAGAAACTCTCGAACCAAAACCAcaagg GTTTTGGTGGTTTGGGACGTCAGCATAAACAAAGCTAGAAACTACCGCCTGTTTGAAGAG GGCGACAGCGTGTTCCTGGAAAGCGACGTGACGTTCCCCGATCTGTCGGCCCTCATCGAACACTACTACCTTCGGCCTCTTCCTCAGCACGGCTCGCTGCGGCTGCAGAAACCCTACACCGACGCTTCGATCAGCTGA
- the sh3bp2 gene encoding SH3 domain-binding protein 2 isoform X3, with product MAASMPAPSLRNKKSLGRISRPSTSMCYREQREFITMSSPEMSWPVPMRAIGAQNLLTMPGGVSTAGYLHKKGGSQFSLMKWPLRYIIIHKGCVYYFKSSTSPSPQGAFSLNGYNRVMRAAEETTSSNVFPFKIVHFSKKHRTWLFSAASEAERRKWMRHLRREIDHYNDRKEAQFSSDSDSDADSFYGTIERPMDIKHPVETADDDYVDEDDDEDEEDYLKPDSDPSGRPMGPPPSYPPPPVPAAVPSRQDTGSNFHKGQPPFILPQHRVPTSPLPKKPPSLPPPVAPHRDSSKGPPPPLPSAPYHPKSPSPTPPPVPSNLKKSLQSRCPGTERREWTSHSSVSPATLPICQNLDRRGVLNGPDPTPINSGTQSLGPNCGRCKPILPPPQAAKPGGSFLPVNHAASTPPSVPVKPPACPGFKPGPHTKLTVPKPGLQPSPPPVKSKPGTALQRATPDGQSFRSLVDEKPVTNRRTSDQKRDGKDDDSDGDYETVQLPKSVFINSTETSFVEKLFRETEASPQDGLYGIRNSRTKTTRVLVVWDVSINKARNYRLFEEGDSVFLESDVTFPDLSALIEHYYLRPLPQHGSLRLQKPYTDASIS from the exons AACGATGTCGTCTCCAGAGATGTCCTGGCCGGTGCCGATGCGAGCCATCGGGGCTCAGAACCTCCTCACCATGCCCGGAGGAGTTTCCACTGCTGGATATCTGCACAAGAAGGGAGGCAGCCAGTTCAGTCTCATGAAAT GGCCCCTGAGGTACATCATCATCCACAAAGGATGTGTGTATTACTTTAAGAGCAGTACCTCTCCTTCACCCCAGGGGGCGTTCTCTCTCAATGGCTACAACAG GGTGATGAGAGCAGCGGAGGAAACGACGTCCAGCAACGTGTTTCCTTTCAAAATCGTCCATTTCAGTAAGAAGCACCGAACGtggcttttctctgcagccagTGAGGCCGAGCGGCGG AAATGGATGCGACATCTGCGGAGAGAAATCGATCACTATAACGACAGGAAAGAGGCCCAGTTTTCAAG TGACTCTGACTCAGATGCTGACAGTTTTTACGGAACGATAGAAAGACCCATGGACATCAAACATCCGGTTGAAACCGCCGACGACG ATTACGTTGACGAGGACGATGACGAGGACGAGGAAGACTACCTGAAGCCAGACAGCGACCCTTCAG GTCGACCCATGGGGCCGCCCCCCTCCTACCCTCCTCCTCCGGTCCCGGCAGCCGTCCCGTCCCGTCAGGACACAGGTTCAAACTTCCACAAAGGCCAGCCTCCGTTCATCCTGCCGCAACACAGAGTCCCAACGAGTCCACTCCCCAAGAAGCCCCCATCTTTGCCTCCACCTGTCGCCCCTCACAGAGACTCCAGCAAAGGCCCCCCGCCTCCACTGCCGTCTGCCCCCTACCATCCAAAGTCCCCATCGCCCACGCCACCTCCTGTCCCCTCCAATCTGAAGAAAAGTCTTCAGAGCAGGTGTCCCGGGACCGAGAGGAGAGAGTGGACGTCTCATTCCTCGGTGTCCCCCGCAACGCTGCCCATCTGTCAGAACTTAGACAGGCGGGGGGTTCTGAACGGCCCTGACCCCACCCCCATAAACTCTGGGACCCAGTCGCTGGGACCGAACTGTGGTCGGTGTAAACCGATCCTCCCGCCCCCCCAGGCCGCTAAACCCGGAGGGTCTTTTCTTCCCGTAAACCACGCCGCCTCTACGCCGCCGTCGGTGCCCGTCAAGCCCCCGGCCTGTCCAGGGTTCAAACCCGGACCGCACACCAAGCTGACGGTACCGAAACCCGGTCTGCAGCCGTCGCCGCCTCCAGTCAAGTCCAAACCAGGAACTGCTCTCCA AAGAGCGACTCCTGATGGGCAGAGCTTTCGTTCTCTGGTGGACGAGAAGCCCGTCACAAACAGGAGGACATCCGACCAGAAGAGAGACGGCAAAGACGACGACTCGGATGGCGACTACGAGACG gttcAGCTGCCAAAATCTGTGTTCATCAATTCAACTGAAACCAGCTTCGTAGAAAA gcTTTTCAGGGAAACCGAAGCATCTCCGCAGGACGGACTTTACGGCATCAGAAACTCTCGAACCAAAACCAcaagg GTTTTGGTGGTTTGGGACGTCAGCATAAACAAAGCTAGAAACTACCGCCTGTTTGAAGAG GGCGACAGCGTGTTCCTGGAAAGCGACGTGACGTTCCCCGATCTGTCGGCCCTCATCGAACACTACTACCTTCGGCCTCTTCCTCAGCACGGCTCGCTGCGGCTGCAGAAACCCTACACCGACGCTTCGATCAGCTGA